The Funiculus sociatus GB2-C1 region TTTGTTCATTAAAAACAGCAAGATATCCCCACCTGTAGCGGCAATATAGCGCGGACGGGGGTTGCGGTCTGTGAGCGATCGCACAATTACCTGTGCCACCCGTTCGGAAGTCCAAGCACGAGAACTGGTTCGTTCCTCCAGTCCTTCTAATCGATTAAAGGCAGCACGATAAGGCGTATCTTGAGGATTTTTTACAGCTTGCTCCACCCTTTGGGCGGCGACGGCGAAAAAGTCTGTAGTAACTGGCCCAGGCTCAATAACGCTGACTTTGATATTAAATGGATCTAATTCCATCCTGAGAGCGTCGCTGAGTCCTTCCAAAGCAAATTTTGAGGAGCTATACAAACCCCCAAAAGGAAACGCCAGCCGTCCTCCCAGAGAACTAATATTAATAATTCTTCCTCCTCCTTGGTCGCGCATCACTGGAACTAAAGCTTGAATCAAAGCCAAGGGGCCTAGTAAGTTTACTTGAAACTGCCGCTGTACCGCCTCAGTGGGGATTAACTCTACTGGCCCCATCTGTCCGTAACCAGCATTATTAACTAAAGCATCAACTCGCCCAAAATGCTCAACAGCTTTATTAGCTAAGGCTTTACCCTGCTCACAGACAGCTATATCTGTTGGAACTACCAGGACATCTGCACCAGCTTTGCGGCAGTAGGTAGCAACATTCTCCAGTTTCTCCTGATTTCGAGCTGCCAGCACTAACCGTATTCCCAAAAACTGGGAGGCTAGATAGTTCGCTAGAGCAGCACCAATTCCCGTGGAGGCTCCCGTAATCAAGATAACTTGTTCAGATAGCGGTGTATAGGTTTTCATAGGTAGTTGATAGTCTGTTGGAAGGTTGGAAGGTGGGAAAGTTGTAGAACCTGACAACATTTCAACTTGACAACTCTTCTGTGACCAATTATTAATTACTTTTTGAGCAATTTTTTATTATTGCAGCTACAACTGATGCGATCGCTCTACTGAAAAGTAGAAAATTAAGTCCGATTTTCAGCTGCGGTGCTTCAAAATGGAATAAAGTTTAACGGAAGGGGTTGCCGTATGCCAACAATAGCCCGCGAAAGCGAATTACAGGTACTGGGGCGAATTTTGCAGAATCGTCTGCAATCGGCTAAACACGAGCATATTCCCTTTCAGGTTCGCTGTGCCACCCCACAGGAAGCGCTGATTATTCTGACTCAACATCCACCCGATTTTGCCCCTGACGCGCAACAAACTTTTAGAGAAATAGAACAGACTCTCAAGACTCTGCGCCCGGAATTTGCCAACCAGGTACAGCTTTACCTGAGGATAGCCGGGCAAAAGCAGCCTTATGCGTTTCACTCCTTTACCGTAGAGTCGCCTGTTTTGTCAACTGTAACTGCCAATGCCGTTGACGAAGGAGTAGTCTTTGATACAGCAGGGGTTCCTTCGGGGGTAAAGGTGAGTGCAACCCAAAGTAGTTTGGGTGATACTGATGCCACAGATGTCGAGGAACCACCAGCGATCGCTGAATCTTCATCAGGTTCTGAGGATGCACCTGTATCCCCTGCGGTGCCGCCAGAAGGCTCTAAGGGTAAGGCATTGCCGCTAGTAACTAAACTGCGGCAGTTGCCATTACCGATATTGGTGGCGGGAGCGGGAGTAGGTTTGTTGGCTTTTATTATGCCTTTTTATGCCCTTACCCGTCCCTGTGTAGTCGGCCCCTGTGTCGCACTCACGGACGCAAAGCAACTTTCCCAAGAGGCAGCTGTTTCCCTTCAGAAACCCAAATCCGGGCAAGAAATACTAGAGGCAAGAGAGAAACAACAAGAAGCTATCCGCCTTTTGGAGACAATTCCATTTTGGTCATTTTCTTACCAAGAAGCTCAAAATCAGTTGAAAGATGATTCTCAGCAAGCGCAATTGTTGGAACAGTTGGTAACAGGTTTGAGCAAGGGAGCGACGGCGGCGCAAAGAAGCCAAAATCCTCCGCATTCAGTAGCAGAATGGGGAGAAATTCAGCAGATGTGGAGAGAAGCGATCGCGCTTTTAGAACCAGTTCCCAGAAATAGCACTGTCTACCAACTAGCGCAGCAGAAAATTAAGGAGTATCAAGTTAATTTAGCGGCGATTAATTGGCGGCTAAATGCCGAAAGAAAGGCACTCCAAGACCTTGATGCTGCGAAAGAAGCCCTGAAGGTGGCAGAAGCCCGTCAAGGGGTGGCTCAGTCGCTACCAGATTGGCGGCTGGTGGAAACTAGCTGGGATATGGCAATGAATCGCCTCAAGGGGATTCCTGTGGGTACAACGGCGCGTGCCGAGGCGCAGCAGATGATAGCAGCTTATTTGCCAAAGTTGGCAAATGCACGCGATCGCAAAAACAGAGAACAAATGGCTATTAATAATTACAAAATGGCTCAGAACCTGGCACGCAATGCCAAAAATACTGAGCAGCTTAATCAATGGACATTGACAGTGCTTAACTGGCGCAATGCGATTGTCAACCTGCAAAAAATTCCCAGAGGAACTTTTGTATACAATCAAGCAGATTCTCTACTAAATTCCTATAAAGAGGCTCTCAGACAAGCCGAGATCAAACTAAGCTACGCGAACCTCCTGCAAAAAGCACGTAACGATCTCAATCGAACCTGCTCCGGAGCGCCCAAAGTCTGCGATTACACTGTAACCGATAGGGGCATTAGAGTTCAGTTGACACCTGCTTATATGCAGATGGTAGTTCAAACTACAAACACAGCCAAACAACGGGGAGACTTTACTGCCCAACAAGGGATTGCGACTCACCTACGAACGCTGGGAGATGCCCTCGAAGCAATTAGCGATAATGCCAGGGTTCCACTACAACTTTATACCCCCGATGGAGCGTTGATTAATAGCTATCCTCGAACTGGCTAGAAAGAGGCTAACAGTGCCAAGTTAACAGTAAGGAGTGAGTATTCCCATTGGCTTATGATAATATCTGTCGCTATCTGGCAGTTGAGTATCCAGTTGCGTTTGCAAGCTGGCTACTCGATACGGATGCGATCGCTATTCAACCCCTTCCGACTGAACTGAATCTTGAACCCATCCGTTCTGATGCCCTTTACTTTCTGCCAGAACGAAACCAGATTCTGCATCTAGAATTTCAGACTGTGCCTGCTTCCAAACCACCTCTGCCTTTGCGGATGCTAGACTATTGGGTTAGGCTGCATCGTCAGTACGAGTGTTCAATTGAGCAAGTGGTGATTTTTTTGAAAGAAACCTCCTCTGAAGCAGTCTTCGTTGAGCGGTTTGCTTTTGAGCGAACTTTCCACTCTTACCGAGTCTTGCGGATATGGGAGCAAGATCCAGCTCGTTTACTGAGTAGTCCCGGACTTCTTCCTCTAGCAGTTTTAGCTCGGACAGACTCACAGACAGCCTTACTAGAGCAAATTGCTGCCAGAGTAGATACGATCGAAGAACCAGACCGACAGCGAAACATTTCTGCTTGTGTGGAAGTGCTGGCAAGGCTGAAGTTTGAAGAAGATTTAATTCGGCAATTTCTCAGAGAGGATCTTATGCGGGAATCACCACTGTATCAAGAAATCTTGCAAGAAGGTGTGCAGCAAGGCATTCAGCAAGGAAAGGTGTCCTTAGCTCTGCGTCAACTCACGCGGCGACTAGGGACGCTTCCACCCCAATTGCGATCGCAAATTCAGCAGCTTTCCATTGTCCAGGTGGAAGCACTCGGTGAAGCTTTGTTAGATTTCTCCACGACACAAGATTTAGTAGCTTGGTTGCAGGCTTACCAATAAACCCTACTTCAGTTGGGCGTTGTTATTGAAAAACTGGCTGCATAGTCCCTGACTAACTAACAGGGTTGTCACTAGGTTGGTGAAAGCAAGCATAAACATAATCAATATCTGGTAAGATGCAGCATTCAAAGGGTCAACACCACTTAATAGCTGACCTGTGATAATTCCTGGTAGCGTCACCACACCTACAACCATCATTTGGTTCAGTGTGGGAATCAACCCGGCTTTGATGGCATCTCTGCGATATTGTGCTACAGCTTGTTGGGGTGTAGCACCTAAACTCAGGTGCGTTTCAATCTCAGCGCGACTAGCGTTGACGGTGCTAACAAGACGTTCGCCTGCGATCGCTGCTCCATTCATCGCATTTCCCAGTACAATTCCCGCTAGGGGAATTAGATACTGTGGTTCATACCAAATTAGCGGCTGAATTATCACCAGCGTGGTATAACCCAAAGTGAGGGCGCTACTAGCTAAAATTGACCCCCAAACTACGGGCAGAACTTGGGGAATTTTCTTGCCAATGCGATTACGGGCGACAATAGCGGCGATGCTTAGCATTACCATCAAGATTGCCAGAACTGCAATTGGATTTTTCCAGGCGAAAACGAAGGCAAGGACGTAGCCGACACCCAAAAGTTGGATAATTGTACGACCAGTTGCGATCGCAAGTTGCCCTTCTAATCCCAGTTTTTGCCAACTGGATAAACCGATGGCAATTGCCATCATGCCTAATGCCCAAGCAAGGTCGGTAATGTCAAGTGTAATTAAAGAATCCACAGGTCATAGGGATTGGGGATTGGGGATTGGGGATTGGGGATTGGGGATTGGGGATTGGGGAAGAGGAAAAAGTCTTACCTAGTCCCTAGCCCCCAGCCCCTAGTTCCTAGTTCCTAGTCCCTAGTCCCTAGTCCCCAACCCCCAACCCCTCTGCGAAACAATTTTACAGCTTCAGCATTCTGAAATGATGTGGGATGGTAAGACCATTCATTTTGCGCGTGTTGTGGCAACCCTGGAATTGTTGAAACAGTCTATAGCTAAAGGTTTCACAATCCAAAATCAAAAATCCCAAATTCAAAATGGGGTGAGGTGCGGATTCCCTTTCTGAACAAAATTTGGTTCTATGTATATAAAAATTTGTGGTGTAAACGAGTGAGTAACATTCCCCCCTTAGACTTGTCTCGGCAGTACAAAAACATCAGTGAAGAGGTGAATGCAGCTGTTCTTGATGTCTTGGCTTCTGGTCGTTACATTGGCGGTTCTCTGGTTCAAGGCTTTGAGCAACAGTTTGCAGCTTACGTGGGCGTTTCTGAGTGTGTGGCGTGTAATTCTGGCACAGATGCCCTCTATCTGGCTCTACGGGCTTTGCAGATTGGTTCTGGAGATGAGGTGATTACGACACCATTCACCTTTATTGCCACTGCTGAGGTAATTAGTGTGGTGGGAGCCAAGCCCGTTTTTGTTGATATTGATGCCGACACGTTTAATTTTGATGTCTTGCAGCTAGAAAAGGCGATTACGGATAAAACGCGCGCTATTATTCCAGTTCACCTATTTGGGCAACCTGTGGATATGACCGCAGTTATGAGGATAGCTGAGTCTCACAATCTGGCTGTGATTGAAGACTGCGCCCAAGCCACAGGTGCGGAATGGGCAGACGCTAAAATCGGCAGCATCGGTCATGTTGGTTGCTTTAGTTTCTTTCCCACAAAGAATTTGGGTGCTTTTGGTGATGGCGGTGCGGTGACGACTAACGATCCGGCGATCGCTTCCGCTATCCGAATGCTGCGAGAACACGGGATGCGCGATCGCTACTACCACGAAGAAACTGGCATTAATAGCCGCTTGGATACCATACAAGCGGCTATTTTGCAAATTAAGTTACGTCATCTAGATACCTGGAATGACTTGCGCCGTTCGGTTGCTGAACGTTACCATCAATTGCTGGAGCCTGTGCCTGGGGTAGTGAAACCGCAAGAAATAGCAGGGGGGCGCAGTGTCTGGAATCAATACACGATTCGGCTTACCCAAGATAGCAACAGCGCTTTCCGGGATAATGTTCGCACTCAGCTAGCCGCTAGGGGCGTTAGTTCAATGGTTTACTACCCCTTGCCTTTGCACTTGCAGCCTGTTTACAAGGATTTGGGCTACCAAGCCGGGGATTTTCCTGTTACTGAAAAAGTCTGCCACGAAGTTTTATCTTTGCCGATTTTCCCAGAACTGTCCCCAGAGGAGCAAGAGCAAGTGGTCTATGGTTTGAAGGACTGTTTGCTAATAGCTAATGGCTAATAAGTAGATGGATCTAATGATTTGTAAGATGGGTAGAGCGACGCAAGCGTTACCCATCTTACCCATTTAAATTTTGGGTGAGGTTACTCGGCCCCAACCTACATCTAAATTGCATTTAACAATTAGCCATTAGCCATTAGCCAGTCCCTATTTTATGCCCGAACTTGCTGACGGCTGACTTGGCTTAAGGCTTCCACCAAGCTACGAACAGCTGCCACCATTGCCACTTCGCTATTCAGCTGGTTGATAGCGCTTCCGACACCGACACCAGCAGCACCAGCAGCGATCGCCATCGGTGCTGTAACGTTGGAGATGCCCGAAGCGCACAAAACTGGCACGGAGACAGCACGGGAAATTTCGTAAGCTGCTGCCAAGGTGGGAGCGGCTTTTTGAATCAATCCCAGTGTTCCGGCGTGGGTGGGGCTGCTGCTGGTGCCTCCTTCAGTTTGGATAATATCAGCACCAGCTTTTACTAACGCTTCTGCCAACTGCACTTGCTGGTCTAGCTCTAGAATGTGGGGAACGGTGACAGACAGGGTAATTTCCGGCAGGAGCAATCGCGTCTTTTGTGTCAACGCCATCACTTCCGGGGCTTCAAACCGCCGTCCCTGAGTATAAAAACTATCAAAGTTGCCGATTTCAATCAAGTCAGCTCCTGCTGCAACAGCTTTCACAAACAGCTCCGGCTCTACCGCAGATACACAAATTGGCAAATTTGTCAATTGCCGAACCATCCGCACCAAGTCGGGGTCAGCAGCAATATCCAAGAAGGTAGCGCCGCCCAGAGTTGCAGCCTTGACGGTAGCAGCAACAGAAGAGAAATCAAAGTTATTCAAGCCAGTGATAATTTTTAAGACGTTGCCTTGCTCAAAAGCACGGTGTAGAGTAGTATTCATGGTCATAAGCCCTATTTGGCTCGCTAATTTTTCATAATTCATTGTACAGACCAGATCGATATGGTCTCTACTTTTGAACTGATTGGGTACTTCCTCCGATGGTTGTGCATCTGCAAGGTGTAGCAATACCATCAAACAACAAAGCGCTAAGAGAGCTTTTTCCCAAAACCGGGATCTAGACTAGGAGCATAGTGCAGATACTACCCTCCTCCAGCCAGTGACGAGCCATGAATTTCCCTCCCACGAATTTGTCAACTTTTCACTCCGATGTTCTGGCACAGACTGAACTGGGTCAGCTGTGCGGTTCGGAACAGAGGTTTCGCGATCGCTACGAGATCCTGCGGATGCTGGGTAGAGGTGGCTTTGGTGTCACCTTTTTAGCGAGGGATGCAACACTCCCTGGACAGCCGTTGTGCGTGATCAAGCAGCTGTGTCCGAAGTTTAGCGATCCAGCTGGCTTAAAAACGGCGCAGAAACGCTTTGAGCAAGAGGCGAAAACTCTCAGCAAACTGGGAAGCCATTCTCAGGTTCCCATGCTACTAGACTACTTTGTAGAAGAGGGAGAATTTTATCTAGTTCAGGAATATATCCGAGGTCATACCCTGGCTAGACTGGTGAGGCGTGGTGGTTCGATAACTGAAGAGGGGGTGAAACAATTCCTCCGTCAGATTTTGCCATTGTTGCAGTACATCCACCGCAATAACGTAATTCATCGCGATATTAAGCCCCAGAACATCATCCGCTGTCAGGACGATGGTAGGCTGGTGTTGATTGACTTCGGAGCTGTCAAAGAGGAAATTTCCCAGTTAGGGCAATCTGGTGTGAAAGGGTCAACTACCCAGTTCATTGGGACAGTTGGGTTTGCGCCACCGGAACAATTTTCTCTACGACCAGTTTATGCCAGCGATATATACGCACTGGGCGTAACGTGCCTTTACTTGTTGACTGGCAAAGCGCCGTTGGAGTTTGAAAGCGATCGCGCCACAGGTGAGATTCAGTGGCAGAATACAGTGGTAGTCTCGCAAGAGTTTGCCCGAATTCTCAACAAAATGCTGAAAATATCTCTAAAAGAGCGCTTTCAGTCTGCTGGAGCGATTATGCTGGCATTTGGTTGGGAATCGCAAGACAATTTATCGCAGTTTATGACAACTGTGCGCCGTCCAGACAAAAGCCCAGTTGAGAATCAACCGGAAGCGAGTCCATCAGATTATATTCCTCCCACCGCCCGAACTGCGATCGCGCTGCGAGATTGGAAAGCGAGATTGCAGGCAAAACAAAGGCACCAAAGAAGAAGCGATCGCGGTATACTCAGCAGCTCTGGTAATTCTCGTTAAAACTGCGTAGGACTGGCATTCTCCACCCTTGGAAGATGATATTGTGTCCGGCAAATTGCCCTTAAGAAGAGAACCCCACCAAAGCCTGCGGCTTTAGTGGGGTTCCTGATTCCAGGGATTCGTGGGCTAATTAACTAGACAGGAAATCCAATTTATCGGGGTTGGGGATATCTATCTATAATCCTGGCTTTGAATATCTCGCAAACGTGCTTCAGGACGCTTAAAACGATCCAATTGACTTTCAAAGAAAGCTCGATTTGCTTGCAGATGCTTTGGATTTGGGTCGTCTAAAGGATATAGAAGCGCAGTTCGCAACGCTTGAATTACAGCGGAAGTAACGCAGTACATTGAACGTTGAAAAGTGATACCAAGCTGAATTAACATATCATCTTCACCGCGACAGTGTTGACGATAGTAATCCTTCAGATAGTCAGGGAGAAAATGCAGCATATCCTGCATTAACAATGTTGGCGGAATACCAGCTGTACCTACGGGAAATACATCAGCATAGAGAATCCCGTAGTGGAAGTCTTTTTGCTCTTCGGGTACTTGCTTAGCTTGAGCATTGTAAGACTTCGTACCCCGGAAAGGTGCAGTGCGATAAAAAACAGCTTCCACATAAGGTAGCGCTGCTTCATATAACCACATAAAACCCTTCGATTTTGGGATAATTTCGTACTTTTGTTCACGAATATAAACGTGGTGGTAGATGGGACGACCTGCTATGGCAAAAATACCATTTACCAGAAAATTCATCGCATCCGGTACACCCTTAAATCCGCCTTCATCATAGATATCGGACATTTCAAAGAAAACCGGAGCCATCACCTCCCAGAACAAGCCTAGATTACTGTAATAGGACATTTGCCGCACCTGTTCCAAGAACATATCTGGAAACAGCTTATAAAGTCCCAACATTGCTGGATTACCCTGGAAATAAGCCTTAATTGCCCTATCAGCATTTGCTTTGTATTCTTCAGAGTCCAGGTAGGCATCAAATTGTCCCCAACCCATATCTCTACCGTGCCAAAGCATGGCTTGCATACAAGCTTCGGCAAACTCCATGTTTACTCTGTCGTGCCATAAGTGGTGAAACAACTTAGGCATTTTTTTATTGAGTTCACCTTTTTCGATAAACTCCAAAAGTTCCGGATGGGCAGTAGCTTCCCCACGCCATATCCGCAGATCCGCATCATCACCAGCGTAGTGATTATGCAGTTCTAAATACTCTTTTGGGATAAAGTATTTAAAGAAAGGAAACGGCTCTAAAAACACCCTTTCAGCAATATAAAGTAAGTCCCGCCAGTAGAAATCCATCGGCACAGCATAAGCCTTATAAATACCGATTATTTGCATCAAATTTTCCGGCGTATCAGGTAGCATGGCACCGCCAGCTTCCAGACGATGAATTATAGGCGCAAATTCATGCCGCGAAGGAGGTAACTTTGTTGTGGGTTTAGGAGGAGTTTGTACCATTTTCAGTTCCTTTAAATAAATTGCCGTATTTATTCGATAATTCTTTGAAAAACTACTTTTCTGTCCTCTGCGTACTCTCTTGCCTCTGCGGTTAATTAATCCTCACTTGTCAACTTTTGGCGTAAGTCAATCGCATGGAAAATACTCAAAACATCATGCGTCCAAGTTGGCAGTATCAGTGTCATAAAAATTTCTTCTACACTGTGAATCGTGCCAACAATACAAGTCAGCCATAAAGTAATTCCTGCGTAATCAAAACCAAAAAGCGCCACTGTAGCAATGAAAAGAGTGATTCCCCAAAACTTGGCTGAATAAGTGTGATAGCTGGCGGGTTTTCCATACTTCACCAAATTAACCAACCACCAGGTTAACTGAGCAACAAGCACCATCAACAACGGGACGCGAAAGTTAATGAAAATATCGGGGTGTACTAACCACGCACTAGCAACTATAGAGCCGTAAAGACAATTATCAGCCCAACCATCAGCTTGACGTAGTTTAGCATTGCTGACACCTAATTTTCTAGCAATGATGCCATCGAAAATATCTGATAGAAATGCTGCCACAAAACCGACGATAAACCAAATGCTTGTTTTGCCATCAATTGCATCCCATAAGAGGAAGGGAGCAATAATAGCGCGAAAGGCTACAAGTAACCCTGGAAGAGATTCAAAAAAACGGTTATTGTTTTGTTGTATTTGGGGCGAAGGTGTCATAAGGGAAATGAAGCGAAAAGATGCAAAGAATGCGAAGGGAAGATAAGAAGAAGTTGGTTTACTTGAGGAATGGAACCCAACACAACTTATGGATTTGTTAGAGGATGTCTGAAAAGTCATAATCGAGACGCTTAAACGGTAGCGATCCCCCTAAATCCCCCTTAAAAAGGGGGACTTTGAGAAGATTCTCCCCCCTTAAAAAGGGGGGCTGGGGGGGATCTAAAGCAACTTTTGACACTTCTGGGACATCCTCTTAGGTTTCATTCCTCAACTAAAACCTACAACTATTTTTAACCGAACCGTATTCGGGTGGGTGTTGCCCAGCTTGGGTTTAATTTTTGGCAGCTACTTGCACGTTGCTAGTAGTGGTAATTGTGGCACCCATTGCAGTTGTTGTGGTTTCACTTAAGCGTACTAGCCAAGCGGGTTGCAATCCTAAAAAGAAAATCAGGGCTGCTAATACTAACGCTGGCGTACGTTCTACCCATTGCACTTTTGCATAGTATGCGCTGGCGTTGTCTAGTTTGCCGAAACAGGTGCGATTGAGCAGAATCACGAAGTAAACTGCTGTTAAGCCGCTACAGAGAACACAAACTAGGGTAGGGATGGGGAAAGCCGAGAAACTACCCTGAAGTACCAAAAATTCCGCAATGAATCCCACTAAACCGGGGATACCAGCACTTGCCATTCCTCCCAACACTAGCAAACCAGTGGTGAGAGGTAAACCTCTTTGGGGACTCAGCAAGCCATTGAGGACATCTAAATCGCGGGTGCCGACTTTGGTTTCGACAATGCCCACTAGGTGAAAGAGGATTGCTAAGATTAAGCCGTGGCTAAACATTTGTAAGACGGCACCGAGTAGCGAGAGAGGTGTGGCGGCGGCGGCGGCTAAGAGGATGTAGCCCATATGTCCGATGGAACTATAGGCTACCATACGTTTGATATCTTTTTGCGCGATCGCACTCAGCGCTCCATAAGCTGCACTAAATGCCCCGATAATCGCTAAACCAGGCGCTACAGTTACCCAGGCTTCGGGAAACATCCCCAAACCAAATCGCACTAAACCGTAAGTTCCCAATTTTGCCAGTACGCCTCCTAAAAGAATTGCGATGGGGGGGGAAGCTTCAACGTAGGCATCAGGCAACCAAGTATGCAGAGGAACTAAGGGGATTTTGATGCCGAAACCTACTAAGAGCATTGTCAGTAGAATCAGCTGGGTATTTAAGGATAAACCTTGGGTAACTAAAGGATTGTAATCAAAGTTGGGAGCGTTACCTAGCCAGGTTACACCTAAGAATGCCGCCAAAATCAAAATTCCGGAAACAGCGGTGTAGATAAGGAACTTCATGGCTGCATAGCCGCGCTTTTGGGTTCCCCCCCAGATGGCAATTAACAGGTACAGAGGAATAAGTTCCAGCTCGTAGAACAAGACGAATAGCATCAAGTTCTGGGAGAGGAAGGCTCCGGCAATTCCCGCACTTACCAGCAAAATTAAAGAGTAATACAGGCGGGGGCGAGTAATTTGTTCTGAGGTACTGTAAATAACAATCCACGTCAGCAGACTATTTAACGCCACTAGCGGTACAGACAAACCATCAACCCCAAGGCTGTAATTTAAGCCTAGAGTTTCAATCCAGGGTATAAACTCAGAGAACTGGAAACCTGCATTACTAATGTTGAATTGGGTAAGCAGAAAAAGTGTCCAGACTATAACACCACTGGCAATACTCAAAGCCAGCAGACGGGCGCGATTAGCGGATAAGTTAGGCAAAAATCCAACAATGGCGGCACCTAAAAATGGCACCCAAATTAAACTGCTGAGCATAGTTAATTCTTAGTTGTTAGTTTCTCGTTCCCTGGCGACCGCTTGGGGACGCTAATTCTAGAGGTAGTTTCTTGATTACAGGAGGCGACCGCCTCCTGTAGACATTCCCAGGTTCAGCCTGGAAGAGATTATGTGTTGGCGAAGACGAGGGAAAGATGAGATAGGAAAGGCCAAGATAACAGCATTCCTATCACAACTATTCCCAGTAGGATAGTTAGCGCGTAGGATTGGGAGCGTCCGGAGGTACTGTATTTCAAGCTTTCGCCACCGAAAATGGAAGCAAAGCCGACAAGGTTAACTAGGCCATCAACTAAGTAGCGGTCAACGATGTCGATGATGCGGGAAATCAGGTCAACTCCGAATACAATACTCACGCGGTAAATTTTGGCTGTATAAAAGTCGTATGCGAAAAGGTCTTGTAGGGGTTTCCAGGGAAGTTGAACGGGTTTTTGCCACATTCCACCGAGGTAAATGACACCGCTGATACTGCTACCAAAGATGCTAGACCAAATCAGCATAAGGGCGACATCTTTATTTAAGGTTGCCCAAGTGGGAAGTAATGACAAGCTTTGCAAGACTAAGGGCAGGTGGAGGGTAAAGGCTAGCAAAACTATCATAGGGAAAGTTATGGGCCAAAATGCTTCCGGCGATCGCACTGTCATCTTATTTGGTTTACCGCCAAAAATTAGCCCAAATACTCTGGTTAAGCTGAAGGCTGTTAAAGCATTAACCAAGACTACTAAACCGACTAGCCAAGGTTGAGTCGCCCACAAACCATCTGCTAATTCCACCAACGCCCAAAAACTGCCAAGGGGTGGAAATGCGATTAATCCCAGCGTACCGACTATAAAGGCTAAACCGGATATGGGACGACGCGACCACAAACCGCCGAGTTGGGTTAAATCTTGGGTGACATTGTTCCAAATTATCGCGCCGACGCACATTACT contains the following coding sequences:
- a CDS encoding CDP-alcohol phosphatidyltransferase family protein, encoding MTPSPQIQQNNNRFFESLPGLLVAFRAIIAPFLLWDAIDGKTSIWFIVGFVAAFLSDIFDGIIARKLGVSNAKLRQADGWADNCLYGSIVASAWLVHPDIFINFRVPLLMVLVAQLTWWLVNLVKYGKPASYHTYSAKFWGITLFIATVALFGFDYAGITLWLTCIVGTIHSVEEIFMTLILPTWTHDVLSIFHAIDLRQKLTSED
- a CDS encoding NADH-quinone oxidoreductase subunit M: MLSSLIWVPFLGAAIVGFLPNLSANRARLLALSIASGVIVWTLFLLTQFNISNAGFQFSEFIPWIETLGLNYSLGVDGLSVPLVALNSLLTWIVIYSTSEQITRPRLYYSLILLVSAGIAGAFLSQNLMLFVLFYELELIPLYLLIAIWGGTQKRGYAAMKFLIYTAVSGILILAAFLGVTWLGNAPNFDYNPLVTQGLSLNTQLILLTMLLVGFGIKIPLVPLHTWLPDAYVEASPPIAILLGGVLAKLGTYGLVRFGLGMFPEAWVTVAPGLAIIGAFSAAYGALSAIAQKDIKRMVAYSSIGHMGYILLAAAAATPLSLLGAVLQMFSHGLILAILFHLVGIVETKVGTRDLDVLNGLLSPQRGLPLTTGLLVLGGMASAGIPGLVGFIAEFLVLQGSFSAFPIPTLVCVLCSGLTAVYFVILLNRTCFGKLDNASAYYAKVQWVERTPALVLAALIFFLGLQPAWLVRLSETTTTAMGATITTTSNVQVAAKN